A genomic region of Zea mays cultivar B73 chromosome 6, Zm-B73-REFERENCE-NAM-5.0, whole genome shotgun sequence contains the following coding sequences:
- the LOC103629312 gene encoding paired amphipathic helix protein Sin3-like 4 isoform X1 — translation MARRPPPSPPPPAQGNGSGSGSLTTRDALAYLKAVKDKFQEKRHTYEQFIQVMRDFKSDRLDSTGVIARVKTIFHGYPDLILGFNAFLPKEHAIRPLDLREDKKPVDYPRAISLVNRIKSRFQQEEHVYKSFLGILNKYRMHNKPIQDVYNEVTALLHGHPDLLEEFSHFLPDTPMPPPQAGTTTKVRHDDNNAIMHSVTRAQTVQVNQQIIESPVFNSKSQTVQRGRDFPSTADWDTSADRLDLEHDIQKSCIEKEKIRDACPRQHRRGYKRNEKNDEYENEDLDVEQCGHKSQRKMEGTGDDTPGDATLSSFNCSHAQEFQFCEKLKAHLEPEAYQEFLKCLHIYNQDIITRNELKRLVKDILQHYPDLVNGFNDFLGHCENIDGFLEGTFNKIFWNIGQTSRMVRPVEKERYKENEGDSDPEKERYKESKNSERVLTFNSKEGAAHEASTFPSKEKYNLCKPISELDLSNCQRCTPSYRLLPKNYPVPSASNRTDTEASVLNDRWVSVTSGSEDYSFKHMRKNQYEESLFRCEDDMFELDMLLESVTVAIERVEKLVERMEGNSLKPDSSISLDEHLTSLNMRCIERLYGDHGLDVIDVLRKNVGVTLPVILTRLKQKQEEWSRCQSDFNKVWAEVYSKNYHKSLDHRSFYFKQQDTKNLNTKALLSQIKEISEKNRKGDDVLLAIAAGNRWPLVANMSFVYLDMDIHEDLYQIIKYSCGELCNSSDQVNKVMRIWTTFLEPLLGIHHRAHGAEDADMVKSKRRTREVGLACGGKTNNAAAKGGNGSKSAGAESVAEFMGRNETIPSMKSIKHDRITSLYGVGVHPFSAYSVSHNNLRPETEEGELSPNGDFKEEHFCVFEDEAVDGTSKQNEGSTSRSPQGRPKNYLKFSGKDHSGAENEGNKRAQRSAEDSENASEADEDISGSESAGDEESSHEDQEEEEDDMDLDTKAKNDCRAEVNREAQGLDGGTSLSFSECLQSTVKPISKYVSTALPNHEKKLSHIFYGNDSFYVLFRLHQIFYERILSAKTNCSTSDNNWKASRHINSPDQYSRFISALYNLLDGSSDHTKFEDDCRSIIGTQSYVLFTIDKLIYKIVKQLQALASDEMDNQLLQLYLYEKSRSPGSFFDLVYHENARALLHDDNIYRFECHSDPTELTIQLMEYGNEKPELTAVSFDPTFSPYLYNGYLSSIDDTKLVDDVFLRRNKRKQGRNDDSPTSLKIMDNVMFANGLECKISCESSKVSYVLDTEDVLFRTRKRRSSI, via the exons ATGGCTCGTCGCCCGCCGCCGTCACCCCCTCCCCCGGCGCAAGGGAACGGGAGTGGGAGCGGGAGCCTCACCACCAGAGACGCCCTCGCCTATCTCAAGGCCGTCAAGGACAAGTTCCAGGAAAAGCGCCACACGTACGAGCAGTTCATCCAGGTCATGCGTGATTTCAAGAGCGACAGGCTCGACAGCACCGGCGTGATCGCCCGTGTCAAGACCATCTTCCACGGCTACCCGGACCTAATCCTCGGATTCAACGCCTTCCTGCCCAAGGAGCATGCCATCAGGCCTCTGGACCTCCGCGAGGACAAGAAGCCCGTCGATTATCCCAGGGCCATCAGCCTTGTCAACAGGATTAAG AGCCGATTCCAGCAGGAGGAACATGTCTACAAGTCATTCCTGGGGATCCTCAATAAGTACCGCATGCATAACAAGCCCATCCAAGATGTTTACAACGAG GTCACCGCACTGTTACATGGCCATCCAGATTTACTCGAGGAGTTCAGTCATTTTTTGCCTGATACGCCCATGCCTCCTCCGCAGGCAGGCACTACTACTAAAGTTAGGCATGATGACAATAATGCTATAATGCATTCTGTCACGAGAGCTCAGACAGTCCAGGTGAATCAACAAATTATAGAATCACCCGTGTTCAATTCCAAATCTCAGACAGTCCAG AGGGGGAGAGATTTTCCATCAACTGCTGATTGGGACACCAGTGCTGATCGCCTTGATCTTGAGCATGATATTCAAAAAAGTTGTATTGAGAAGGAGAAAATTCGTGATGCCTGCCCACGTCAGCATAGAAGAGGTTATAAAAGGAATGAGAAGAATGACGAGTATGAAAATGAAGATTTGGATGTGGAGCAATGCGGTCACAAATCACAAAGAAAGATGGAGGGTACTGGTGATGATACACCAGGGGATGCTACATTGTCCTCATTCAATT GTTCACACGCACAAGAGTTTCAATTTTGTGAGAAACTAAAGGCACATCTAGAGCCTGAAGCTTACCAAGAGTTCTTGAAATGCCTTCACATATACAACCAAGATATTATTACAAGAAATGAACTAAAAAGATTG GTAAAGGATATACTTCAACATTACCCAGATCTTGTGAATGGATTCAATGACTTCTTGGGTCACTGTGAAAATATAG ATGGTTTTTTGGAAGGAACCTTCAATAAAA TCTTTTGGAATATAGGGCAAACATCGCGGATGGTTAGACCTGTGGAAAAAGAGAGATACAAGGAGAACGAGGGGGATAGCGATCCTGAGAAAGAGAGATACAAGGAAAGCAAAAATTCTGAAAGAGTATTGACCTTCAATTCTAAGGAAGGAGCAGCTCATGAAGCTAGTACATTCCCTAGCAAAGAGAAGTATAACTTATGCAAACCAATATCAGAGCTTGATCTATCAAATTGTCAGCGGTGCACTCCAAGTTACCGACTTTTGCCTAAAAAT TATCCAGTACCTTCTGCAAGCAACAGGACTGACACTGAAGCTTCCGTGCTGAATGATCGCTGGGTATCGGTGACCTCAGGAAGTGAAGATTATTCATTTAAGCATATGCGCAAAAATCAGTATGAAGAAAGCTTGTTTAGATGTGAAGATGACAT GTTTGAGCTGGACATGCTGTTGGAATCTGTTACTGTTGCAATTGAGCGTGTTGAGAAGTTGGTGGAAAGGATGGAAGGCAATTCACTGAAACCAGACAGCTCTATCTCCCTCGATGAACATTTGACTA GTTTGAATATGAGGTGCATTGAGCGGCTATATGGTGACCATGGACTTGATGTTATTGATGTTCTTCGAAAAAATGTTGGTGTGACATTACCAGTTATTTTAACCAGGCTTAAACAAAAGCAGGAGGAGTGGTCAAGGTGCCAGTCAGATTTTAATAAAGTTTGGGCTGAGGTATATTCAAAAAATTATCACAAGTCTCTTGACCATCGCAGTTTTTATTTCAAACAACAAGACACAAAGAATTTGAACACAAAAG CTCTATTATCTCAGATTAAAGAAATCAGTGAGAAGAATAGGAAGGGGGATGATGTGTTACTTGCTATTGCTGCTGGGAATAGGTGGCCACTAGTTGCCAACATGTCATTTGTGTATTTGGATATGGACATTCATGAAGATCTTTATCAGATCATCAAATACTCTTGCGGAGAACTATGCAATTCTTCAGATCAAGTTAACAAAGTGATGAGGATCTGGACAACATTTTTAGAGCCTCTGTTAGGGATTCATCATAGGGCTCATGGCGCTGAAGATGCAGATATGGTAAAATCAAAGAGGCGAACTAGAGAAGTTGGTTTGGCATGTGGCGGGAAAACAAATAATGCTGCAGCAAAGG GTGGTAATGGCTCTAAAAGTGCTGGAGCTGAGTCTGTGGCTGAATTTATGGGTAGGAATGAAACAATTCCGTCTATGAAG AGCATAAAACATGACAGGATAACATCTTTGTATGGAGTGGGTGTACATCCATTTAGTGCATATTCGGTGTCCCACAACAATTTAAGGCCTGAAACAGAAGAGGGTGAATTATCTCCTAATGGTGATTTCAAAGAGGAACACTTCTGTGTTTTCGAAGATGAAGCTGTAGATGGAACTTCTAAACAAAATGAAGGTTCTACCAGCAGATCTCCCCAGGGTAGACCTAAGAATTATCTCAAGTTTTCAGGCAAGGATCATTCAGGTGCAGAAAATGAAGGTAACAAGAGAGCCCAGAGGTCTGCAGAGGATAGTGAAAATGCATCTGAGGCTGATGAAGATATCTCTGGCAGTGAATCTGCTGGTGATGAGGAGTCTTCTCATGAAGAtcaggaggaagaagaggatgatATGGATCTTGATACAAAGGCAAAAAATGACTGCAGAGCAGAGGTAAATAGGGAGGCACAGGGTTTGGATGGAGGAACATCATTGTCATTTTCAGAATGTTTGCAAAGTACAGTTAAACCAATTTCCAAGTATGTTTCCACTGCATTACCAAACCATGAAAAGAAACTTTCTCACATATTTTATGGAAATGACTCATTTTATGTTCTGTTCAGGCTACATCAG ATCTTTTATGAGAGAATATTGTCAGCTAAGACAAACTGTTCCACATCAGACAATAACTGGAAAGCTTCAAGGCACATAAATTCTCCAGATCAATATTCAAG GTTTATCAGTGCACTATACAACTTGCTTGATGGTTCTTCTGACCACACCAAATTTGAAGATGACTGCCGCTCCATCATTGGGACTCAGTCATATGTTCTCTTTACTATAGATAAACTGATATACAAAATTGTGAAGCAG CTTCAAGCATTAGCATCTGATGAAATGGACAACCAGCTTCTCCAGCTTTATTTATATGAAAAGTCGAGGTCTCCTGGGAGCTTCTTTGATCTGGTTTATCACGAAAATGCACGAGCCCTTCTACATGATGACAACATATACCGTTTTGAATGT CATTCTGATCCTACAGAATTAACTATTCAGCTCATGGAGTATGGGAATGAAAAACCTGAGTTGACTGCTGTCTCATTTGATCCAACCTTTTCACCGTATCTTTATAATGGTTATCTGTCAAGTATTGATGATACCAAATTGGTTGATGACGTCTTCCTTAGGAG gaataagcggaagcaagggAGGAATGATGACTCCCCTACTTCCTTGAAGATCATGGACAATGTCATGTTTGCTAATGGTCTTGAATGCAAGATATCTTGCGAATCTTCAAAA GTCTCTTATGTCCTCGATACTGAGGATGTCTTATTTCGTACGAGAAAGAGGAGAAGCTCTATCTAG
- the LOC103629312 gene encoding paired amphipathic helix protein Sin3-like 4 isoform X4, whose protein sequence is MARRPPPSPPPPAQGNGSGSGSLTTRDALAYLKAVKDKFQEKRHTYEQFIQVMRDFKSDRLDSTGVIARVKTIFHGYPDLILGFNAFLPKEHAIRPLDLREDKKPVDYPRAISLVNRIKSRFQQEEHVYKSFLGILNKYRMHNKPIQDVYNEVTALLHGHPDLLEEFSHFLPDTPMPPPQAGTTTKVRHDDNNAIMHSVTRAQTVQRGRDFPSTADWDTSADRLDLEHDIQKSCIEKEKIRDACPRQHRRGYKRNEKNDEYENEDLDVEQCGHKSQRKMEGTGDDTPGDATLSSFNCSHAQEFQFCEKLKAHLEPEAYQEFLKCLHIYNQDIITRNELKRLVKDILQHYPDLVNGFNDFLGHCENIDGFLEGTFNKRQTSRMVRPVEKERYKENEGDSDPEKERYKESKNSERVLTFNSKEGAAHEASTFPSKEKYNLCKPISELDLSNCQRCTPSYRLLPKNYPVPSASNRTDTEASVLNDRWVSVTSGSEDYSFKHMRKNQYEESLFRCEDDMFELDMLLESVTVAIERVEKLVERMEGNSLKPDSSISLDEHLTSLNMRCIERLYGDHGLDVIDVLRKNVGVTLPVILTRLKQKQEEWSRCQSDFNKVWAEVYSKNYHKSLDHRSFYFKQQDTKNLNTKALLSQIKEISEKNRKGDDVLLAIAAGNRWPLVANMSFVYLDMDIHEDLYQIIKYSCGELCNSSDQVNKVMRIWTTFLEPLLGIHHRAHGAEDADMVKSKRRTREVGLACGGKTNNAAAKGGNGSKSAGAESVAEFMGRNETIPSMKSIKHDRITSLYGVGVHPFSAYSVSHNNLRPETEEGELSPNGDFKEEHFCVFEDEAVDGTSKQNEGSTSRSPQGRPKNYLKFSGKDHSGAENEGNKRAQRSAEDSENASEADEDISGSESAGDEESSHEDQEEEEDDMDLDTKAKNDCRAEVNREAQGLDGGTSLSFSECLQSTVKPISKYVSTALPNHEKKLSHIFYGNDSFYVLFRLHQIFYERILSAKTNCSTSDNNWKASRHINSPDQYSRFISALYNLLDGSSDHTKFEDDCRSIIGTQSYVLFTIDKLIYKIVKQLQALASDEMDNQLLQLYLYEKSRSPGSFFDLVYHENARALLHDDNIYRFECHSDPTELTIQLMEYGNEKPELTAVSFDPTFSPYLYNGYLSSIDDTKLVDDVFLRRNKRKQGRNDDSPTSLKIMDNVMFANGLECKISCESSKVSYVLDTEDVLFRTRKRRSSI, encoded by the exons ATGGCTCGTCGCCCGCCGCCGTCACCCCCTCCCCCGGCGCAAGGGAACGGGAGTGGGAGCGGGAGCCTCACCACCAGAGACGCCCTCGCCTATCTCAAGGCCGTCAAGGACAAGTTCCAGGAAAAGCGCCACACGTACGAGCAGTTCATCCAGGTCATGCGTGATTTCAAGAGCGACAGGCTCGACAGCACCGGCGTGATCGCCCGTGTCAAGACCATCTTCCACGGCTACCCGGACCTAATCCTCGGATTCAACGCCTTCCTGCCCAAGGAGCATGCCATCAGGCCTCTGGACCTCCGCGAGGACAAGAAGCCCGTCGATTATCCCAGGGCCATCAGCCTTGTCAACAGGATTAAG AGCCGATTCCAGCAGGAGGAACATGTCTACAAGTCATTCCTGGGGATCCTCAATAAGTACCGCATGCATAACAAGCCCATCCAAGATGTTTACAACGAG GTCACCGCACTGTTACATGGCCATCCAGATTTACTCGAGGAGTTCAGTCATTTTTTGCCTGATACGCCCATGCCTCCTCCGCAGGCAGGCACTACTACTAAAGTTAGGCATGATGACAATAATGCTATAATGCATTCTGTCACGAGAGCTCAGACAGTCCAG AGGGGGAGAGATTTTCCATCAACTGCTGATTGGGACACCAGTGCTGATCGCCTTGATCTTGAGCATGATATTCAAAAAAGTTGTATTGAGAAGGAGAAAATTCGTGATGCCTGCCCACGTCAGCATAGAAGAGGTTATAAAAGGAATGAGAAGAATGACGAGTATGAAAATGAAGATTTGGATGTGGAGCAATGCGGTCACAAATCACAAAGAAAGATGGAGGGTACTGGTGATGATACACCAGGGGATGCTACATTGTCCTCATTCAATT GTTCACACGCACAAGAGTTTCAATTTTGTGAGAAACTAAAGGCACATCTAGAGCCTGAAGCTTACCAAGAGTTCTTGAAATGCCTTCACATATACAACCAAGATATTATTACAAGAAATGAACTAAAAAGATTG GTAAAGGATATACTTCAACATTACCCAGATCTTGTGAATGGATTCAATGACTTCTTGGGTCACTGTGAAAATATAG ATGGTTTTTTGGAAGGAACCTTCAATAAAA GGCAAACATCGCGGATGGTTAGACCTGTGGAAAAAGAGAGATACAAGGAGAACGAGGGGGATAGCGATCCTGAGAAAGAGAGATACAAGGAAAGCAAAAATTCTGAAAGAGTATTGACCTTCAATTCTAAGGAAGGAGCAGCTCATGAAGCTAGTACATTCCCTAGCAAAGAGAAGTATAACTTATGCAAACCAATATCAGAGCTTGATCTATCAAATTGTCAGCGGTGCACTCCAAGTTACCGACTTTTGCCTAAAAAT TATCCAGTACCTTCTGCAAGCAACAGGACTGACACTGAAGCTTCCGTGCTGAATGATCGCTGGGTATCGGTGACCTCAGGAAGTGAAGATTATTCATTTAAGCATATGCGCAAAAATCAGTATGAAGAAAGCTTGTTTAGATGTGAAGATGACAT GTTTGAGCTGGACATGCTGTTGGAATCTGTTACTGTTGCAATTGAGCGTGTTGAGAAGTTGGTGGAAAGGATGGAAGGCAATTCACTGAAACCAGACAGCTCTATCTCCCTCGATGAACATTTGACTA GTTTGAATATGAGGTGCATTGAGCGGCTATATGGTGACCATGGACTTGATGTTATTGATGTTCTTCGAAAAAATGTTGGTGTGACATTACCAGTTATTTTAACCAGGCTTAAACAAAAGCAGGAGGAGTGGTCAAGGTGCCAGTCAGATTTTAATAAAGTTTGGGCTGAGGTATATTCAAAAAATTATCACAAGTCTCTTGACCATCGCAGTTTTTATTTCAAACAACAAGACACAAAGAATTTGAACACAAAAG CTCTATTATCTCAGATTAAAGAAATCAGTGAGAAGAATAGGAAGGGGGATGATGTGTTACTTGCTATTGCTGCTGGGAATAGGTGGCCACTAGTTGCCAACATGTCATTTGTGTATTTGGATATGGACATTCATGAAGATCTTTATCAGATCATCAAATACTCTTGCGGAGAACTATGCAATTCTTCAGATCAAGTTAACAAAGTGATGAGGATCTGGACAACATTTTTAGAGCCTCTGTTAGGGATTCATCATAGGGCTCATGGCGCTGAAGATGCAGATATGGTAAAATCAAAGAGGCGAACTAGAGAAGTTGGTTTGGCATGTGGCGGGAAAACAAATAATGCTGCAGCAAAGG GTGGTAATGGCTCTAAAAGTGCTGGAGCTGAGTCTGTGGCTGAATTTATGGGTAGGAATGAAACAATTCCGTCTATGAAG AGCATAAAACATGACAGGATAACATCTTTGTATGGAGTGGGTGTACATCCATTTAGTGCATATTCGGTGTCCCACAACAATTTAAGGCCTGAAACAGAAGAGGGTGAATTATCTCCTAATGGTGATTTCAAAGAGGAACACTTCTGTGTTTTCGAAGATGAAGCTGTAGATGGAACTTCTAAACAAAATGAAGGTTCTACCAGCAGATCTCCCCAGGGTAGACCTAAGAATTATCTCAAGTTTTCAGGCAAGGATCATTCAGGTGCAGAAAATGAAGGTAACAAGAGAGCCCAGAGGTCTGCAGAGGATAGTGAAAATGCATCTGAGGCTGATGAAGATATCTCTGGCAGTGAATCTGCTGGTGATGAGGAGTCTTCTCATGAAGAtcaggaggaagaagaggatgatATGGATCTTGATACAAAGGCAAAAAATGACTGCAGAGCAGAGGTAAATAGGGAGGCACAGGGTTTGGATGGAGGAACATCATTGTCATTTTCAGAATGTTTGCAAAGTACAGTTAAACCAATTTCCAAGTATGTTTCCACTGCATTACCAAACCATGAAAAGAAACTTTCTCACATATTTTATGGAAATGACTCATTTTATGTTCTGTTCAGGCTACATCAG ATCTTTTATGAGAGAATATTGTCAGCTAAGACAAACTGTTCCACATCAGACAATAACTGGAAAGCTTCAAGGCACATAAATTCTCCAGATCAATATTCAAG GTTTATCAGTGCACTATACAACTTGCTTGATGGTTCTTCTGACCACACCAAATTTGAAGATGACTGCCGCTCCATCATTGGGACTCAGTCATATGTTCTCTTTACTATAGATAAACTGATATACAAAATTGTGAAGCAG CTTCAAGCATTAGCATCTGATGAAATGGACAACCAGCTTCTCCAGCTTTATTTATATGAAAAGTCGAGGTCTCCTGGGAGCTTCTTTGATCTGGTTTATCACGAAAATGCACGAGCCCTTCTACATGATGACAACATATACCGTTTTGAATGT CATTCTGATCCTACAGAATTAACTATTCAGCTCATGGAGTATGGGAATGAAAAACCTGAGTTGACTGCTGTCTCATTTGATCCAACCTTTTCACCGTATCTTTATAATGGTTATCTGTCAAGTATTGATGATACCAAATTGGTTGATGACGTCTTCCTTAGGAG gaataagcggaagcaagggAGGAATGATGACTCCCCTACTTCCTTGAAGATCATGGACAATGTCATGTTTGCTAATGGTCTTGAATGCAAGATATCTTGCGAATCTTCAAAA GTCTCTTATGTCCTCGATACTGAGGATGTCTTATTTCGTACGAGAAAGAGGAGAAGCTCTATCTAG